One window of Microbacterium sp. 1S1 genomic DNA carries:
- a CDS encoding DUF6098 family protein gives MTDAALDRTCGPASTPGRDPATGLRRIDHLAQLAAVVRACPGLHVRYSDGPDVDARRSSIDTESGLELPGLSVNPLDAERWWTRPLEDWLARQLCQYRHLAEKDPERIAWILRGELCGRGPDCEPLLRAVEPVAVIGDDALLEARDRYERNFDAGRGPADHEEDQP, from the coding sequence ATGACCGATGCCGCTCTCGACCGCACCTGCGGCCCCGCTTCGACCCCCGGACGGGATCCGGCGACGGGCCTGCGTCGCATCGACCACCTGGCGCAGCTCGCGGCCGTCGTCCGTGCCTGCCCCGGCCTGCACGTCCGTTACTCGGACGGTCCCGACGTGGACGCACGCCGCTCCAGCATCGACACCGAGAGCGGACTCGAGCTTCCCGGTCTCTCGGTGAATCCCCTGGACGCCGAGCGGTGGTGGACCCGCCCGCTGGAGGACTGGCTCGCGCGGCAGCTCTGCCAGTACCGGCATCTCGCCGAGAAGGATCCCGAGCGCATCGCCTGGATTCTCCGCGGCGAGCTCTGCGGGCGGGGGCCCGACTGCGAACCGCTGCTGCGAGCGGTCGAGCCCGTCGCGGTCATCGGTGACGACGCACTTCTCGAAGCCAGAGACCGGTACGAGCGCAACTTCGACGCGGGCAGAGGACCCGCCGACCATGAGGAGGATCAGCCATGA
- the pdxY gene encoding pyridoxal kinase PdxY produces MKILSIQSAVAYGHVGNSAAVFPLQRIGVEVLPVYTVTFSNHTGYGAWRGPLIDPADVGEVITGIEERGAFGSIDAVLSGYQGSEGIGDVIIDAVARVKAANPDAVYACDPVMGNAKSGCFVAPAIPILLRERVVPVADIITPNQFELGFLTETEPDTLESTLASVDLARAMGPRTVLVTSVERPDREEGTIEMLAVDDAGAWLVQTPHLPMKANGSGDVTAALFTAHYVATGSAQTALERTASSVYDLLQATLDSGERELQLIEAQEFYANPRMQFAARQVR; encoded by the coding sequence ATGAAGATCCTGTCCATCCAGTCCGCCGTCGCGTACGGCCACGTCGGCAACTCCGCGGCCGTCTTCCCGCTGCAGCGCATCGGCGTGGAGGTCCTGCCCGTCTACACCGTGACCTTCTCGAACCACACCGGATACGGGGCGTGGCGCGGCCCGCTGATCGACCCGGCCGACGTGGGCGAGGTCATCACCGGTATCGAGGAGCGCGGGGCGTTCGGCTCGATCGACGCCGTCCTCAGCGGTTACCAGGGCAGCGAAGGCATCGGCGACGTCATCATCGACGCGGTCGCCAGGGTGAAGGCCGCCAACCCTGACGCGGTGTACGCGTGCGACCCCGTGATGGGCAACGCCAAGTCCGGTTGCTTCGTCGCCCCGGCCATCCCCATCCTGCTTCGCGAGCGCGTGGTGCCGGTCGCGGACATCATCACGCCGAACCAGTTCGAGTTGGGCTTCCTCACCGAGACGGAGCCGGACACGCTCGAGTCGACCCTCGCCTCCGTGGATCTCGCGCGAGCGATGGGTCCGCGCACGGTGCTCGTCACGAGCGTCGAGCGGCCCGACCGCGAAGAGGGCACGATCGAGATGCTGGCCGTGGACGACGCGGGCGCGTGGCTGGTCCAGACGCCGCACCTGCCGATGAAGGCGAACGGCTCCGGCGATGTGACGGCGGCGCTGTTCACCGCGCACTACGTCGCGACCGGCAGCGCGCAGACCGCTCTGGAGCGCACCGCCTCCAGCGTCTACGACCTGCTCCAGGCCACGCTCGACTCCGGAGAGCGTGAACTGCAGCTCATCGAGGCGCAGGAGTTCTACGCGAACCCGCGGATGCAGTTCGCCGCCCGCCAGGTGCGCTGA
- a CDS encoding Dyp-type peroxidase, protein MAARVSGARTGRTGSTRRQFLLGGAVAGVGAAVAVGADLALSRGDAESSPSPAPLNGTRTVPFHGAHQAGIDTAAQAHGTFVALDLRPEVDRDALRRLLRLLTDDAARLTQGRSALADSEPELALSPARLTVTVGFGPGLVARAGGESPSWLAPLPAFRVDRLQPEFSDGDLLLQLAADDPLTVAHAQRMLLKDARGFATVRWIQQGFRRAHGTERPGTTMRNLFGQVDGTSNPQPGSDEFERVVWSADGWLTGGTGMVLRRIRMDLDSWDRLDRGGREASVGRTLHDGAPLTGRSEFDEPDFDAKTAIGFPVIPAFAHIRRARGEGVERIFRRAYNYDERPSGSTVSESGLLFVSFQADVARQFTPMQRRLDELDLLNEWTTPIGSAVFAVPPGCAEGGYIGETLLG, encoded by the coding sequence ATGGCCGCGCGCGTCTCGGGCGCGCGCACCGGCCGCACCGGCTCGACGCGGCGGCAGTTCCTCCTCGGAGGGGCTGTCGCCGGCGTCGGGGCCGCCGTCGCGGTCGGAGCGGACCTCGCCCTCTCGCGCGGGGATGCCGAGTCCTCTCCGTCCCCCGCACCCCTCAACGGCACCCGCACCGTGCCGTTCCACGGCGCCCACCAGGCCGGAATCGACACGGCGGCCCAGGCGCACGGCACTTTCGTCGCGCTCGATCTTCGCCCGGAGGTCGACCGTGATGCGCTCCGCCGGCTCCTGCGGCTCCTCACGGACGACGCCGCTCGGCTCACCCAGGGGCGCTCGGCGCTCGCGGATTCCGAGCCCGAGCTTGCGCTGTCGCCGGCCCGGTTGACGGTCACCGTCGGCTTCGGTCCCGGGCTCGTGGCGCGAGCGGGAGGCGAGAGCCCGTCGTGGCTCGCTCCCCTGCCCGCCTTCCGGGTGGACCGCCTCCAGCCGGAGTTCTCCGACGGTGACCTGCTGCTCCAACTCGCCGCCGACGACCCCCTCACCGTCGCGCACGCGCAGCGCATGCTGCTGAAGGACGCCCGCGGCTTCGCGACCGTCCGGTGGATCCAGCAGGGCTTCCGTCGCGCCCACGGCACCGAACGACCGGGGACGACCATGCGGAACCTGTTCGGTCAGGTCGACGGCACGAGCAACCCGCAGCCGGGGTCCGACGAATTCGAGCGCGTGGTGTGGAGCGCCGACGGGTGGCTCACCGGAGGCACGGGCATGGTGCTGCGCCGCATCCGCATGGACCTCGATTCCTGGGACCGATTGGATCGCGGCGGACGAGAGGCGTCGGTGGGCAGGACGCTCCATGACGGCGCACCGCTCACGGGGAGATCGGAGTTCGACGAGCCCGACTTCGACGCGAAGACGGCCATCGGCTTCCCCGTCATCCCGGCGTTCGCGCACATCCGACGAGCGCGTGGCGAGGGCGTCGAGCGCATCTTCCGCCGGGCGTACAACTATGACGAACGCCCCTCGGGGAGCACGGTGTCGGAGTCGGGCCTGCTGTTCGTCTCCTTCCAGGCGGACGTCGCGCGTCAGTTCACGCCCATGCAGCGACGGCTCGACGAGCTGGATCTGCTGAACGAGTGGACGACGCCCATCGGATCCGCGGTCTTCGCGGTGCCTCCGGGGTGCGCCGAAGGCGGCTACATCGGGGAGACGCTGCTCGGCTGA
- a CDS encoding copper chaperone PCu(A)C — MNTRTSLPRLGAMIVLSLVALTGCTATTTTTPTSTPAGEVLRIDDAWVKSADEGMSAVFGTLVNDGAEDVTVTSVASAASPMIELHETVQNDAGEMVMREIAGGFVVPAGGGLVLEPGGNHIMMMDLAEPLRAGDEVTFTVTLSDDSTYDFTAPVKDYSGANENYDDGGDDDEGMDH, encoded by the coding sequence ATGAACACCCGCACTTCCCTTCCCCGCCTCGGCGCGATGATCGTCCTCTCGCTCGTCGCCCTCACTGGCTGCACGGCCACGACGACCACGACTCCGACGAGCACACCCGCCGGGGAGGTGCTCCGCATCGACGACGCCTGGGTCAAGTCCGCCGACGAGGGCATGTCCGCGGTCTTCGGCACCCTCGTCAACGACGGTGCGGAGGACGTCACCGTGACATCGGTCGCCTCCGCCGCCTCCCCGATGATCGAGCTGCACGAGACCGTGCAGAACGATGCCGGCGAGATGGTCATGCGGGAGATCGCCGGGGGCTTCGTCGTCCCGGCCGGCGGCGGCCTCGTCCTCGAGCCCGGCGGGAACCACATCATGATGATGGATCTCGCCGAGCCGCTGCGCGCCGGTGACGAGGTCACCTTCACCGTCACTCTGTCGGACGATTCCACCTACGACTTCACCGCGCCGGTGAAGGACTACTCGGGCGCGAACGAGAACTACGACGACGGCGGAGACGACGACGAGGGCATGGACCACTGA
- a CDS encoding DUF4383 domain-containing protein, which yields MSDTTRTTRYAATPIQKTALIVGIVFLIVGIAGFIPGLTHSAEHLHGAGAESEALLLGVFQVSVLHNLVHLLFAVAGIALAASPRASRLYLIIGGLAYLVVWLYGLIAVGNEQLNFLPVNNADNWLHLGLAIGMVLLGIFVSREPRVPRNGTGAARA from the coding sequence ATGAGCGACACCACCCGCACCACCCGCTACGCCGCCACGCCGATCCAGAAGACGGCGCTGATCGTCGGCATCGTCTTCCTCATCGTCGGCATCGCCGGCTTCATCCCGGGCCTCACCCACTCGGCCGAACACCTGCACGGCGCCGGGGCCGAGTCCGAAGCCCTGCTTCTGGGCGTGTTCCAGGTGTCCGTGCTGCACAACCTCGTCCATCTGCTGTTCGCCGTCGCCGGCATCGCGCTCGCCGCCTCGCCCCGCGCCTCACGGCTGTACCTCATCATCGGCGGACTCGCCTACCTCGTGGTCTGGCTCTACGGACTCATCGCGGTCGGCAACGAGCAGCTGAACTTCCTGCCCGTGAACAACGCCGACAACTGGCTGCACCTCGGTCTCGCCATCGGCATGGTGCTGCTCGGGATCTTCGTGAGCCGCGAGCCCCGGGTTCCCCGGAACGGCACGGGTGCCGCACGCGCCTGA
- a CDS encoding aminotransferase class I/II-fold pyridoxal phosphate-dependent enzyme yields MNDEISGTTAAEIADSVRALHDRGTLRPGAVLPPVRELAAALGVNRNTAVAAYRQLAQAGLVHSRGRAGTVVAGADAVPQEGYAADTVLRDIGTGNPDPARIPDPSPALGTIGRRPVLYGEPVIDRGLEEWAQEWMGADLPGQDFRVTVTSGAVDAVERLLAQALMRDDAVALEDPCFLASIHTVRLGGYRAVTVPVDEEGMTVDGLRAALDAGVRAVICTPRAQNPTGASLSPARADALRAVLADHPYVLVIEDDHFSLLSQRPYESLIGPEHRRFALVRSVSKFLGPDMCLAIAATDPETAERLAMRLSPGTTWVSHLLQRLTLAQLTDPAVREEIAEAGRHYAARNAAVAGRLRAAGIDAPDPDGLSLWVGFAKPARAVADHLMRRGWLARTGDDFALDERAEPSHHLRLTVHDLSEDDTETLIADLVAAGR; encoded by the coding sequence ATGAACGACGAGATCAGCGGGACGACGGCAGCGGAGATCGCGGACAGCGTGCGCGCACTGCACGACCGCGGGACGCTCCGGCCGGGCGCGGTCCTCCCCCCGGTGCGGGAGCTCGCGGCGGCCTTGGGGGTCAACCGCAACACGGCGGTCGCGGCGTACCGACAGCTCGCGCAGGCGGGCCTGGTGCATTCGCGGGGCCGGGCTGGCACCGTCGTCGCCGGCGCGGACGCCGTTCCGCAGGAGGGGTACGCGGCCGACACCGTCCTCCGGGACATCGGCACGGGCAATCCGGACCCCGCCCGCATCCCCGACCCGTCGCCGGCGCTCGGCACGATCGGACGCCGCCCCGTCCTCTACGGCGAGCCGGTCATCGATCGCGGCCTCGAGGAGTGGGCGCAGGAGTGGATGGGCGCCGACCTCCCCGGGCAGGACTTCCGCGTCACCGTGACCAGCGGAGCCGTGGATGCCGTCGAGCGCCTGCTCGCCCAGGCTCTCATGCGCGACGACGCGGTGGCGCTCGAGGACCCGTGCTTCCTCGCGAGCATCCATACCGTGCGACTCGGCGGCTACCGTGCCGTCACCGTTCCGGTCGACGAGGAGGGCATGACGGTCGACGGCCTACGCGCCGCGTTGGACGCCGGCGTCCGCGCCGTGATCTGTACGCCGCGCGCGCAGAACCCCACCGGCGCGAGCCTCTCCCCCGCTCGGGCGGACGCGTTGCGGGCGGTGCTCGCGGATCATCCCTACGTGCTCGTCATCGAGGACGACCATTTCTCCCTGCTCTCCCAGCGCCCCTACGAATCGCTGATCGGCCCCGAGCATCGGCGTTTCGCCCTGGTGCGCTCGGTGTCGAAGTTCCTTGGTCCGGACATGTGCCTGGCGATCGCGGCCACCGACCCGGAGACGGCGGAGCGACTGGCGATGCGCCTGAGCCCCGGGACCACCTGGGTCAGCCACCTGCTGCAGCGGCTCACCCTCGCCCAGCTCACGGACCCCGCTGTGCGCGAGGAGATCGCCGAGGCGGGCCGCCACTACGCCGCTCGGAACGCCGCGGTCGCGGGGCGCCTGCGCGCCGCCGGCATCGACGCCCCCGACCCGGACGGGCTGAGCCTGTGGGTGGGATTCGCGAAGCCTGCCCGCGCCGTCGCCGACCACCTCATGCGCCGCGGCTGGCTCGCACGCACGGGCGACGACTTCGCCCTCGACGAGCGCGCCGAACCGTCGCACCACCTCCGCCTCACCGTGCATGACCTCTCGGAGGACGACACGGAGACCCTCATCGCCGACCTCGTCGCCGCCGGACGATGA
- the pdxS gene encoding pyridoxal 5'-phosphate synthase lyase subunit PdxS produces MTEQPTTGSARVKRGLAEMLKGGVIMDVVTAEQAKIAEDAGAVAVMALERVPADIRAQGGVSRMSDPDMIDSIIDAVSIPVMAKARIGHFVEAQVLQELGVDYIDESEVLSPADYVNHIDKFGFTVPFVCGATNLGEALRRINEGAAMIRSKGEAGTGDVSEAMKHIRRIRGEIAALTALPKDELFVAAKELQAPYELVAEIAETGKLPVVLFVAGGVATPADAAMMMQLGADGVFVGSGIFKSGNPAERAKAIVKATTFFDDPKAIAEVSRGLGEAMVGINVSDLPAPHRLAERGW; encoded by the coding sequence ATGACCGAGCAGCCCACCACCGGATCCGCACGTGTGAAGCGCGGTCTCGCCGAGATGCTCAAGGGTGGCGTCATCATGGACGTCGTCACGGCCGAGCAGGCGAAGATCGCCGAGGACGCCGGTGCCGTGGCCGTGATGGCACTGGAGCGCGTGCCCGCGGACATCCGGGCGCAGGGCGGGGTCTCCCGGATGAGCGACCCGGACATGATCGACAGCATCATCGACGCGGTGTCGATCCCCGTCATGGCGAAAGCGCGGATCGGTCACTTCGTCGAGGCCCAGGTGCTGCAGGAGCTCGGCGTCGACTACATCGACGAGTCCGAGGTGCTGTCGCCCGCCGACTACGTCAACCACATCGACAAGTTCGGCTTCACGGTGCCGTTCGTCTGCGGGGCCACAAACCTCGGGGAGGCGCTCCGCCGCATCAACGAGGGCGCCGCGATGATCCGCTCCAAGGGCGAGGCTGGCACGGGCGACGTCTCCGAGGCCATGAAGCACATCCGCAGGATCCGGGGGGAGATCGCCGCGCTGACCGCGCTGCCGAAGGACGAGCTGTTCGTCGCGGCGAAGGAGCTGCAGGCGCCCTACGAGCTCGTCGCGGAGATCGCCGAGACCGGGAAGCTTCCGGTGGTGCTCTTCGTCGCGGGCGGCGTCGCGACACCGGCCGACGCGGCCATGATGATGCAGCTCGGTGCGGACGGCGTGTTCGTCGGCTCCGGCATCTTCAAGTCGGGCAACCCCGCCGAACGTGCCAAGGCCATCGTCAAGGCGACGACGTTCTTCGACGACCCGAAGGCGATCGCCGAGGTGTCCCGCGGGCTCGGCGAGGCGATGGTCGGCATCAATGTCAGCGATCTCCCCGCCCCGCACCGCCTCGCCGAGCGTGGCTGGTAA
- a CDS encoding YnfA family protein, with translation MTVLRITVLFLLAAVAEIGGAWLIWQAVKEDRGWLFAVLGVMALGAYGFIAALQPDANFGRVLAAYGGIFIAGSLAWGVIVDGFRPTSWDVVGSAVALAGAAIIIFAPTVGSSATEIPG, from the coding sequence ATGACCGTGCTGCGCATCACCGTCCTTTTCCTGCTCGCCGCCGTCGCCGAGATCGGCGGCGCCTGGCTCATCTGGCAGGCGGTGAAGGAGGACAGAGGCTGGCTGTTCGCGGTCCTCGGCGTCATGGCGCTCGGCGCGTACGGGTTCATCGCGGCGCTGCAGCCGGACGCGAACTTCGGTCGCGTCCTGGCCGCGTACGGCGGGATCTTCATCGCCGGATCCCTCGCCTGGGGCGTCATCGTCGACGGTTTCCGTCCCACCTCGTGGGACGTGGTCGGGTCCGCGGTCGCCCTGGCCGGCGCGGCGATCATCATCTTCGCGCCGACCGTCGGATCCTCGGCGACCGAGATCCCGGGGTGA
- the thrS gene encoding threonine--tRNA ligase, with the protein MRVGGVLKDLAATVTDTDEVEPVTIDSPDGLSILRHSTAHVLAQAVQRINPQANLGIGPPITDGFYYDFGVDTPFTPEDIKAISKEMQRIVREGQRFVRRVVTDEEARAELADEPFKLELIGLKGPSAGAEGEIAEGASVEVGEGELTIYDNTTRDGEVVWKDLCRGPHLPNTRMIGNGWDLTRIAAAYWRGSEKNPQLQRIYGTAWPTKDELRAYQERIAEAERRDHRKLGAEMDLFSFPDEIGSGLAVFHPKGGIIRYEIEENLRKHLLRNGYDLVNSPHITKKDLFMTSGHLQTYADGMFPPMHLDEVVDDEGNVTRQGQDYYLKPMNCPFHNLIFRSRGRSYRELPLRLAEFGTVYRYEKSGTLSGLTRVRGLTQDDAHIYVAQDQVKDELTTNLNLVLDLLRDYGLNDFYLELSTNEEGNPKFLGEPEQWSTAIDTLREVAIESGLELVADPGGAAFYGPKISVQARDAIGRTWQMSTIQLDFNQPDRFELEYTGPDGQKHRPVMIHRALLGSVERFFAILLEHYAGDFPLWLAPSQVVGVPVAEQYGDYLDDVIAQLRAAGVRADVDHSDDRMQKKIRTHTTAKVPVILIVGEQDRAAGTVSFRFRDGTQENGVPVADAVRRITAAIASHALVLKAGDLA; encoded by the coding sequence ATGCGCGTCGGCGGCGTCCTCAAGGATCTCGCCGCGACGGTCACCGACACGGACGAGGTCGAGCCCGTCACGATCGACAGCCCCGACGGCCTGAGCATCCTGCGCCACTCGACCGCGCACGTGCTCGCGCAGGCGGTGCAGCGGATCAACCCGCAGGCGAACCTGGGTATCGGCCCGCCCATCACCGACGGTTTCTACTACGACTTCGGCGTCGACACACCTTTCACCCCGGAGGACATCAAGGCCATCTCCAAGGAGATGCAGCGCATCGTCCGTGAGGGGCAGCGCTTCGTGCGCCGTGTCGTGACCGACGAGGAGGCTCGCGCGGAACTGGCGGACGAGCCCTTCAAGCTCGAGCTCATCGGCCTCAAGGGCCCATCGGCGGGTGCCGAGGGGGAGATCGCCGAAGGTGCCTCCGTCGAGGTGGGTGAGGGCGAGCTCACGATCTACGACAACACGACCCGCGACGGCGAGGTGGTCTGGAAGGACCTCTGCCGCGGTCCGCACCTGCCCAACACCCGCATGATCGGCAACGGCTGGGACCTCACCCGCATCGCCGCCGCGTACTGGCGGGGCAGCGAGAAGAACCCGCAGCTGCAGCGCATCTACGGCACGGCGTGGCCGACGAAGGACGAGCTCCGCGCGTACCAGGAGCGCATCGCCGAGGCCGAGCGGCGCGACCACCGCAAGCTCGGTGCCGAGATGGACCTGTTCTCGTTCCCGGACGAGATCGGCTCGGGACTGGCGGTCTTCCACCCCAAGGGCGGCATCATCCGCTACGAGATCGAGGAGAACCTGCGCAAGCACCTGCTGCGCAACGGCTACGACCTCGTGAACAGCCCGCACATCACGAAGAAGGATCTCTTCATGACGTCGGGGCATCTGCAGACCTACGCGGACGGGATGTTCCCGCCGATGCACCTCGACGAGGTCGTCGACGACGAGGGAAACGTCACCCGGCAGGGCCAGGACTACTACCTGAAGCCGATGAACTGCCCGTTCCACAACCTCATCTTCCGTTCGCGCGGGCGCTCCTACCGCGAGCTCCCGCTGCGTCTGGCGGAGTTCGGGACCGTCTACCGCTACGAGAAGAGCGGCACGCTCTCGGGGCTCACCCGGGTGCGCGGCCTGACCCAGGACGATGCCCACATCTACGTCGCCCAGGACCAGGTCAAGGACGAGCTCACCACCAACCTGAACCTCGTGCTCGACCTGCTCCGCGACTACGGGCTCAACGACTTCTACCTCGAGCTGTCGACGAACGAGGAGGGTAACCCGAAGTTCCTCGGCGAGCCCGAGCAGTGGTCGACGGCCATCGACACTCTGCGTGAGGTCGCGATCGAATCGGGCCTCGAGCTCGTGGCCGACCCGGGCGGCGCTGCCTTCTACGGCCCGAAGATCTCCGTGCAGGCCCGCGACGCGATCGGCCGCACCTGGCAGATGTCGACCATCCAGCTCGACTTCAACCAGCCCGACCGCTTCGAACTGGAGTACACCGGCCCCGACGGGCAGAAGCACCGGCCCGTGATGATCCACCGGGCCCTCCTCGGCTCCGTCGAGCGCTTCTTCGCGATCCTCCTCGAGCACTATGCCGGCGACTTCCCGCTCTGGCTCGCGCCGAGCCAGGTCGTGGGTGTCCCGGTGGCCGAGCAGTACGGGGACTACCTGGACGACGTCATCGCGCAGCTGCGCGCGGCGGGCGTGCGAGCCGACGTCGATCACTCCGACGACCGCATGCAGAAGAAGATCCGCACCCACACCACGGCCAAGGTCCCGGTCATCCTCATCGTGGGGGAGCAGGACCGCGCCGCCGGTACCGTGTCGTTCCGCTTCCGCGACGGCACGCAGGAGAACGGCGTGCCCGTCGCGGACGCAGTGCGCCGGATCACCGCCGCCATCGCGTCGCACGCGCTCGTGCTGAAGGCAGGGGACCTCGCATGA
- a CDS encoding MBL fold metallo-hydrolase: MSGTREWVEVMPGFFRIGVADVNCYLVQTADGMTLFDAGLPRSRGVLGDLLEHLGAHAADIDAVVLTHGHFDHVGVARGLRAEGVSVFVHPRDADLARHPYRYRPATPRIPYVLSHPRGIPTITRMALAGALNVRGVEAQARVTHGHPVDAPGTPLALWTPGHTAGHCAFLFEEAGVLIAGDALVTLDPYTGDTGPQIVASAATADTAEAMDSLDTLAQTGARVVLPGHGDPILDGVGPAVAAARRRGPH, translated from the coding sequence ATGAGCGGAACACGGGAGTGGGTCGAGGTCATGCCGGGCTTCTTCCGCATCGGTGTCGCGGATGTGAACTGCTACCTCGTGCAGACCGCGGACGGGATGACGCTGTTCGACGCCGGACTGCCGCGCAGTCGCGGTGTGCTCGGCGACCTGCTGGAACACCTCGGCGCGCACGCGGCGGACATCGATGCAGTCGTCCTCACGCACGGACACTTCGATCACGTCGGTGTCGCGCGCGGGCTCCGGGCGGAAGGGGTGTCCGTGTTCGTGCATCCGCGCGATGCCGACTTGGCCCGCCACCCGTATCGCTACCGTCCCGCGACGCCGCGCATCCCCTACGTGCTGAGCCATCCGCGGGGCATTCCGACCATCACCCGGATGGCTCTGGCCGGAGCGTTGAACGTCCGCGGCGTGGAGGCGCAGGCGCGGGTGACGCACGGGCATCCGGTCGACGCACCAGGGACGCCGCTGGCACTGTGGACGCCGGGACACACGGCGGGACACTGCGCCTTCCTCTTCGAGGAGGCCGGTGTCCTCATCGCCGGAGACGCTCTCGTGACCCTCGACCCGTACACGGGGGACACCGGCCCCCAGATCGTCGCGAGCGCGGCCACGGCCGACACCGCGGAGGCGATGGATTCGCTGGACACGCTGGCGCAGACCGGCGCGCGCGTCGTCCTTCCCGGACATGGCGACCCCATCCTGGACGGTGTGGGGCCCGCCGTCGCCGCGGCACGGCGACGCGGACCCCACTGA
- a CDS encoding HIT family protein, with protein sequence MTAGEAGLEDASRLVGVPDEFQRLWTPHRMAYIQAGPEPLREECPFCEAPKFPDAERLIVARGETAYVLLNLFPYNSGHLLVCPYRHIATYDQASPEEVAEIGALTQTAMRVLREVSGCDGFNLGMNQGAVAGAGVDAHLHQHVVPRWRSDANFFPIIAKTKALPQLLGEVREAVAEAWPDAAR encoded by the coding sequence ATGACGGCCGGTGAGGCGGGCCTCGAGGACGCCTCTCGTCTGGTCGGAGTCCCCGACGAGTTCCAGCGACTGTGGACCCCGCACCGGATGGCGTACATCCAGGCGGGGCCCGAGCCGCTGCGCGAGGAGTGCCCGTTCTGCGAGGCACCGAAGTTCCCGGACGCCGAGCGGCTCATCGTCGCCCGCGGGGAGACCGCGTACGTCCTGCTGAACCTGTTCCCGTACAACTCGGGGCACCTGCTCGTGTGCCCGTACCGCCATATCGCCACCTACGACCAGGCGTCGCCTGAGGAGGTCGCCGAGATCGGCGCCCTCACGCAGACCGCGATGCGCGTGCTCCGCGAGGTCTCGGGCTGCGACGGCTTCAACCTGGGCATGAACCAGGGAGCGGTCGCCGGCGCGGGCGTGGATGCCCACCTGCACCAGCACGTGGTGCCGCGGTGGCGCTCCGACGCGAACTTCTTCCCGATCATCGCCAAGACCAAGGCGCTCCCGCAGCTCCTCGGGGAGGTGCGGGAGGCCGTCGCTGAAGCCTGGCCCGACGCCGCTCGCTGA
- a CDS encoding copper resistance protein CopC, which yields MSPVRRFAAGAVLAAVAILATAAPATAHDQLLESSPADGERLEAPPASVTMTFSGELLVLDDSTAGATVLVVDAEGEDWATGEVEVRGRNVTAALEADMPAGGYQVRWQVVSEDGHPIAGVIPFAIGDAAPLETTRNPEPEAPTATADASDTADSSDQNADETGDPFRAVLVGGTGAALAVAAFALILILRRRRAAAVPPDSGDDTAQNS from the coding sequence ATGTCCCCTGTCCGCAGATTCGCGGCCGGGGCGGTGCTGGCGGCTGTCGCGATCCTCGCGACGGCAGCGCCGGCGACCGCCCATGACCAGCTCCTCGAAAGCAGCCCCGCCGACGGGGAACGGCTCGAGGCCCCACCGGCGAGCGTCACGATGACGTTCTCGGGTGAGCTCCTCGTCCTCGACGACTCGACCGCCGGGGCCACCGTCCTCGTCGTCGACGCGGAGGGCGAGGACTGGGCGACGGGCGAGGTGGAGGTCCGTGGCCGGAACGTCACCGCCGCCCTCGAAGCCGACATGCCTGCGGGCGGCTACCAGGTTCGCTGGCAGGTCGTCTCCGAAGACGGACATCCCATCGCCGGAGTCATCCCCTTTGCGATCGGGGACGCCGCTCCGCTGGAGACGACGCGGAACCCGGAGCCTGAGGCTCCCACCGCCACCGCAGACGCCTCAGACACCGCAGACTCATCGGATCAGAACGCGGACGAGACGGGCGACCCGTTCCGGGCCGTCCTCGTCGGCGGGACAGGCGCGGCACTCGCCGTCGCCGCCTTCGCCCTCATCCTCATCCTCCGCCGCCGCCGCGCGGCTGCCGTGCCGCCGGACTCCGGCGACGACACGGCACAGAACTCGTGA